The Clostridiaceae bacterium HFYG-1003 genome includes a window with the following:
- a CDS encoding CHAP domain-containing protein has translation MNQRLANVARQEAQRGFHGFVMGTQPNFEEIISLFPAWDLDKWDNHWCAAFVYYCCTKAGINLPVRYPDQRITCNFAGCNAWEQWSQLPHVNNWHDFHKAHFTPEPGDIVLYDRVFEDKEHDHIGIVLEHLDNKMMVAEGNFNNVSAIVERDLDEHIRGFIRIQQ, from the coding sequence ATGAATCAAAGACTTGCTAACGTTGCGCGGCAGGAAGCTCAGAGAGGCTTCCACGGTTTTGTGATGGGAACACAACCGAATTTTGAAGAGATCATCTCGTTATTCCCGGCCTGGGATCTTGATAAATGGGATAATCACTGGTGCGCCGCATTTGTGTATTACTGCTGCACCAAGGCGGGAATCAACCTGCCGGTACGATACCCGGACCAGCGCATAACCTGTAACTTTGCAGGCTGCAACGCTTGGGAACAATGGTCACAACTGCCGCATGTCAATAACTGGCATGATTTCCATAAAGCTCATTTTACGCCGGAGCCCGGTGATATCGTCTTGTATGACAGAGTCTTTGAAGACAAAGAGCATGACCACATTGGCATCGTTCTGGAACATCTTGATAACAAAATGATGGTGGCTGAGGGGAACTTCAATAACGTTTCCGCGATTGTGGAACGAGACCTGGATGAGCATATCAGAGGGTTCATTCGGATTCAGCAATAA